In a single window of the Armatimonadota bacterium genome:
- a CDS encoding ThuA domain-containing protein: MHWWQRPVRMMRLDYVDKLERMKDIDLDALARSKRDDWHINCEWVIGTPGIAPGLGYMTTFNTQKFEKYSALGDFDLIREYLPYAHKYGIHVIAYLNMHWFSYEFADRHPGWEQILADGTPYGRVRPLYGNGTTFCVNSGWRHWAQELIVECMKTGIDGVFLDGPVVYPDCCYCDSCRLLFAERYGREIPPAEDWSNPIWKDFIEFREDSLAQFLADCRAAVKSVNSEGVIFLNAGSWHAGAWRVARDIEKVGPYEDFNGAEVFFHPGPRNHILHFWSTAAKHLVAGKKPAVVFSHHALGSWHYVPLPPIEAELAIAQTVACGANPWFAVFDYALDHSRHLAVTPIKKIQSFLEKNEEYYCGSTSAAEVALYFSRQGATFYLSELEELYGEQGSGREQDLIADLGSGKRIVDWKKRKQICDELHGNTYLGYFTSLVREHIPFDVILDSDLTHEGLAKYKVIILGNAACLSDMQVEALKQFVEEGGGLIAEFETGRYDERGNRRKKNPLGEIYGALDILEVMTPSVAEEYVKIKAKHPITEQFNLGQLIARPQFSVKIKKVDSAEVPVIFMNPTGRLYSGLTGESPYPAIIANRVGKGRVVYFPALVGEFYARYRMWEYQALIGNAVRWACGGNLPIFVGCPASVEVELRRQSSPTRTIIHLVNNTGDMQRPMSGIIPIRNIRIALKTENVSRVYTLWAQQNLNFNRTDVGIEFTIPEIGTYEVVVVE, from the coding sequence ATGCATTGGTGGCAGCGTCCGGTTAGGATGATGAGGCTAGACTATGTTGACAAGCTTGAGCGAATGAAAGACATTGATCTTGATGCTCTAGCTAGGAGTAAACGCGATGATTGGCATATCAATTGCGAGTGGGTTATAGGCACGCCGGGCATTGCACCAGGTCTCGGATATATGACGACATTTAATACCCAAAAATTCGAGAAGTATTCAGCACTTGGTGACTTTGACCTTATCCGTGAGTACCTCCCCTATGCACATAAATATGGCATTCATGTGATTGCTTACCTTAACATGCACTGGTTCTCCTATGAGTTTGCCGACCGACACCCAGGATGGGAACAAATCTTGGCTGATGGCACGCCTTATGGCAGGGTGCGTCCGCTTTATGGGAATGGAACGACCTTTTGCGTGAACAGCGGCTGGCGGCACTGGGCACAAGAACTGATTGTAGAGTGCATGAAAACCGGCATTGATGGAGTATTTCTCGACGGACCTGTAGTTTATCCTGATTGCTGTTACTGCGACTCTTGCCGCTTGCTGTTTGCGGAGCGCTATGGAAGAGAAATTCCGCCAGCCGAGGATTGGAGTAACCCAATCTGGAAAGACTTTATAGAGTTCCGAGAGGATTCGCTAGCACAGTTTCTTGCAGATTGCCGGGCTGCTGTGAAGTCGGTGAATTCTGAAGGGGTGATTTTCCTTAATGCAGGCAGTTGGCATGCTGGTGCGTGGAGAGTAGCACGCGATATTGAGAAGGTTGGCCCATACGAAGACTTCAACGGCGCTGAGGTGTTTTTTCACCCAGGGCCTAGGAACCACATCCTGCATTTCTGGTCAACGGCGGCAAAGCACTTGGTTGCGGGAAAGAAACCAGCAGTTGTTTTCAGCCACCATGCGCTAGGTTCGTGGCATTATGTTCCGTTGCCTCCTATTGAAGCAGAGCTTGCAATCGCACAAACAGTGGCATGCGGGGCAAATCCTTGGTTTGCGGTTTTCGATTATGCTCTCGACCACAGCCGCCATCTAGCAGTTACCCCGATTAAGAAGATTCAAAGTTTCCTTGAAAAGAACGAAGAGTATTATTGCGGAAGCACATCAGCCGCTGAGGTAGCTTTGTACTTCTCTAGGCAAGGTGCGACTTTTTATCTATCGGAATTAGAAGAACTATACGGCGAACAGGGAAGCGGCCGGGAGCAAGATTTAATTGCAGACCTGGGAAGCGGCAAACGCATTGTTGATTGGAAAAAGCGAAAGCAAATCTGCGACGAGCTCCACGGTAACACATACCTTGGTTATTTTACTTCCCTGGTTCGCGAGCACATCCCATTTGATGTTATACTTGACTCCGACCTGACTCATGAAGGGCTTGCAAAATACAAGGTAATAATTCTTGGGAATGCCGCCTGTCTATCGGATATGCAGGTTGAGGCGCTGAAGCAGTTTGTTGAAGAGGGCGGCGGCCTCATCGCCGAATTTGAGACAGGGAGGTATGATGAAAGAGGCAATCGGCGCAAAAAAAATCCGCTGGGCGAAATTTACGGTGCATTGGATATACTTGAAGTGATGACTCCTTCGGTTGCTGAAGAGTATGTTAAAATCAAAGCTAAACATCCAATTACTGAACAGTTCAATCTGGGTCAGCTTATCGCGCGCCCACAGTTTAGTGTCAAGATTAAAAAGGTGGACTCAGCGGAGGTACCTGTTATCTTCATGAACCCTACTGGGAGGTTGTATTCGGGTCTAACTGGCGAGTCACCATATCCCGCGATTATCGCTAACCGGGTTGGAAAAGGGCGCGTGGTTTATTTCCCAGCCTTGGTCGGCGAGTTCTATGCAAGATATCGAATGTGGGAATATCAGGCCCTTATAGGCAATGCTGTTAGATGGGCATGTGGTGGCAACCTTCCAATATTCGTTGGATGTCCTGCGTCTGTTGAGGTCGAGCTCCGACGACAGTCGAGTCCAACTCGGACGATCATTCATCTCGTCAACAACACGGGAGATATGCAAAGACCGATGTCGGGGATTATTCCCATTCGCAATATTCGAATAGCCTTAAAAACAGAAAATGTAAGCCGCGTCTATACGCTCTGGGCCCAACAGAATCTGAATTTTAATCGCACAGACGTGGGTATCGAATTTACAATTCCGGAAATAGGTACCTATGAAGTCGTTGTAGTAGAGTAA